The Ipomoea triloba cultivar NCNSP0323 chromosome 14, ASM357664v1 region TATAACAATTAGAATTAAAAGAGAATAAgtgaataaagactaaaatatcattgtataataattaataataaggataaaacaGTCATTTATcttggaattacaatttcacaaAGCGTGCAATTGCAATTCCTTCGACCAaaccatggaattacaattccatgcGAAACACTCCATAAATTTGACatgtaattataattgaaagattaaaattgttatcttttctaaaataaataatcaaatatatttaagATTGTTATGAatgtgtttaatttaataatattatatatcagtaaaaatgtaaaataatctCACACaagattttgttattttataattaagagatcaaaatattttttaaggaaCTGGAagtgtaatgttttttttttctagctaaaataagtaaatgatTAAGAATTTAGAACCCAAAAACGCAGATATTGTTCTGCCACTACGCAATTTATTTACAACTGTAACAACGCATTCTAGAACATTCCGTCGTGTCATATTACATAACGCTACAAGCATTTGGGTTCTCGTCACTGAACATCTGAGGGGCATGAGGGTAATTGTAGTACATCTGGTCTTGTACATAACCCGGCCCATACATATACGGGTACGGACCCTGATACGGGTACCCCAATTGCACTTGCATTTTGTTTGCTGCCTCTTCTTTATTCTTCTCCCCGtcaccaccgccgccgccgccttccTTCTTTCCGCCGCCCTTTCCCTTATCATTTCCCTTCTCAttcccgccgccgccgcccttctccttcttctcgccgccgccgccgccttccTTCTTCGGCGGCACGATCTCCACGTCCCGTTTCAGGTGCTTCTTCAGGTTCTCCGCTAAAGCCTTCATGTCCATTGCTCCCGTTACCGTCACCACCTCCTTCTGCCTGTCCAGTTTCATTTCGTGATATCCTGTAACGCCGTTAAGCGTTTTATGAAACGACAAAACACACCGTTAGAATAACCGTATAGAAATTGATAGTTAGGTCATAATTATAAGTTTTAGGCAATAACTTGTTTCATATCGTATTACGAATCTCAATTCGTGACTTGTCGAATTTTTGATTAATATGACAGAAAATCTGacacattaattaaaaatttgaaatcgaaTCTTGAATTAATAAGACAGAAAATCAAacacattaattaaaaatatgaccAGTTTCACTGATTGAACAGTCTCACATTACTAAGTTTTAACTACCTACCTTTGGTTTTGCTGACGATCTTGTAGATCTTCTGGATACATCCTTCGCAGTGGAGATTCATCTTCAACACCGCCGTCGTTACCGCCGGCTGCCGGGAAATTTAAAGATACACGGTTAACAAGAATTTTACCGTATCACAAACggtaataataattatacgATGTGATTAATGCGCATTTACTAAAACGTCCTATACACGCAATTAATGACTGAAAATGAATGTGGATATCACAGTAACTGTCAACTTTATTCACTCCCATCTTCAaattgatttgaaaatctgaGAAGAACTGGTGATGTGAAATGTCGGAAAAACAATGGGGGGAATGGCGGAAAGTGCTAACGTGCGCACATGGCTTTCACCGCCCTTCACGGTCAGGTAGTTTCAATTCAACATCGAAGTTCATGAAAAcagaaatctaaaaaaaaaaaaaaagagaaatctGACGGTAAAAATCTCGCCGGAAATGTCGTTTTCGCGGCGGTGATTGAGGAATTTCAGAATCGGATAAAAACAACAAGATACGATCGCGATTCACGaatctcaaatttaaatttaaatttagaaatttaaaagtttcggtcaaagagagagagagagagagggagggagtaAAATATTGAAGGCGTGAAATGGAATGTGCTAGGATGCGCCGGGCGCAGAAGCAGACAAAGAGAGAGTGCAGTAGATTGGGGGAACAGTGGGAGGAATACGACGGCGCATATTGGGGGAGAGACAAACTGGCAGTGGCAAAGAGACAAAGGTTTTCCAGAGAACAATACCTCTTTCTCCTTCGCCTTCTTCTTGTCATCTTCTCCCTTACTCTTCTCCTCCTTTGAATCCTCACCCTTCTTgtcctctttcttcttctgcttCTGCTTTTCGCCTCCCCCTCCTCCGTCTTTCGCCTTCTCGCCGCCTTTGTTGCCCGCCGCAGGCGACACCACCACCACTTGCTTGTGCGTCTTCGCCTCCACTTTCTCCTTCACCACCGCCGGATCCACCTTCCCCGTCACTGTCACCTTGTTAGCGCTCAGCTCCACCTTCACATCCTCCACACCTTCATTCCCCACGCAATCAAATCAGATTAACTTAAACAGAATTTGTAAAAGTAAAATTGAAACAGTTAAATCTCTGAAGCATATTTGAAATACATACAAATTTCCGGAACAGATAAAACAGAGGATGATGAAAAACTTGAAAAGCAGAAACGAAAAGAGCATAACCGTGAATATTCCTTCTCAAAGGACAAAAAAAAGCAATAGCAAACATAGAATCTAACATAACAACAAAGAAGAAAAGCAAACAAAGGTAAAAAAGAGGAGACATTTTTACCATCGCAGCCTCGAATGGTTTTGACGATTTTGGAAATACAACCCTCGCAATGCAAATCGGCCTTGAGAACCACCAAAGCAttgtcgccgccgccgccctTCTTGCCGCCGTCGGCCTTCTTCTGGTCGCCGCTCTCGCCCTTCTGATTCTGCTCACCACAAAAGCCGGCACACAGCATCAATATACACAAGAATAATGGGAGCCATTAACAGTGTATTGCAGAGAGATTAGGGTAGAGAATAAACTTACCGCGCCCATTTGTGAAGAAATTGTGAAATAACTGATAGAGAAAGAAATAGGAAAGCGAGTGCGAGTGGGAATCGGAGgcttttatgtatttatagaaCCGCCAGGGGGTGGGGATGGGGAAACACAGGGTGGTTGTGCGTGTGAGAAAGTGGACTGCGTGATGAGTTGGCTAAAAATATacgaattaattttaattttatattattatgccACATAGATTTAGGACACGATGTTATTTGTGTTTGGAGGAGTAGATGAAATTTCTCACAAAAAATAAGACTTATTTGTAACATACTATTAAATAGTAACATCAAATTTCTCACATTATTCAAAAAGatatacacaattttatttaaattaatgtaattttaatccttttaatattcattaatttttagGATAAATTTCTTTGCTTGTTTTCATCAATATTTAgtgataatttttaaatttaattttttaatatttaatagtgCTTTTAacataatttctaaatatataaaattcacatactaattttaaacttaatattataaaaaaaattaaattttaataaattcaatAAAGTCTCGTTAACTAAACCCGACACTTAAAATGGGCGgagggagtatatatatatattttttaatttttataaatgtcAAATCATACAAAGAATTTGAATGGGCTAAAAAAgaaaccaaaccaaacacatcgtGGAACGATGGCTAAAAGGGATAGTTCAATCCAAGTACATGTAACAAAATGATCATTTGACGGACAAAGAGTTAACCAACCACAATAATCACATAATCATTAAAAGCCTCAGATACagaatatcaattaataaatattattaaatatacatatcTAAATATTATACTGATATTTATATTTcgcaaaataaaattaattctattaaattgtttaaaatcacaaaaaaaaatttataaacacTATTAAAATGTACACAAATAAAACTAAGGGTGCGCTTagtttataaatttacatataggaatgagaatcaaaattatagttattgtttggttaataactttttaaaacacagtTATGTGATTTGATTACCTTCTATTAAAAACCTCACTTCTTAACTAAAAACATGTATCATTCCATCATCTTAttagtaatatataaattttaagttgggattagtgcttttagatttttgttttgatttttttgttcatattgatgctttgaatctcattatattaggatcaattactttgatttttgatttttgtatttttaaaatatttattcccattataagaTTATACATATCCAAATATCAATATTGCTAATCATTCTAATTCGATCCCACtactaaatatacaaaataaattttaccaaAACCCAATAACATAAcaaatatttgattctcatttcaattttagttttcatgtgctaaccaaacatgccctaaCATCTATTTCTTAATTGGACAAATTTGTAAATTAGGCGTACGCGCACGTCCAATCGTGGTTGCTATTTCGAAGCGGGAATTCGGGGTTCGGGGCGAGGTGAGGGGTAGGTGCCAGGAAACTTCGGGTTCGGATCTttgtggttttgttttgttatggCCTATAGGCCTGCTTAGTGGGCCCTATCTTTTGCTTTTGGGCTTTTGTAGGCTGTAAAAtcatgcactttttttttttttctttctttttcactttcttGGCTTTATTAGGAGAATTATTAAAGACCATAGAAAGTCTATTAAGATTAATGGATATGCACTATACAAACTAATGGTCAACCCAAATTTTCAttttaggcaaattatgctgaggacccaagtccaccttgcaaggtggacctgggtccaaaactacgtcgtttttgtcttttttttttttttttaattagtaaacatattgctgaatatagagttgtccaaaaatgtgtgaatgtagaggtttcaaagtgtgaatgtagagtataggaatcgtgaatgtacagttatgattgtgtgaatgtagagttgcccagaaatgtgtgaatgtgaatgtttcaaattgtgaatatagagtatagaaatcgtgaatgtagagttatgcatgtgtgaatctgtaatagagttaagaagttctagtaacttatagccctgtaatgtgtgaatgtgaagctttcaagttgtgaatatggagtataggacctgtgaatatagaattttgaatgtgtgaatgcataacagtggtaaatAC contains the following coding sequences:
- the LOC116003757 gene encoding heavy metal-associated isoprenylated plant protein 3-like → MGANQKGESGDQKKADGGKKGGGGDNALVVLKADLHCEGCISKIVKTIRGCDGVEDVKVELSANKVTVTGKVDPAVVKEKVEAKTHKQVVVVSPAAGNKGGEKAKDGGGGGEKQKQKKKEDKKGEDSKEEKSKGEDDKKKAKEKEPAVTTAVLKMNLHCEGCIQKIYKIVSKTKGYHEMKLDRQKEVVTVTGAMDMKALAENLKKHLKRDVEIVPPKKEGGGGGEKKEKGGGGGNEKGNDKGKGGGKKEGGGGGGDGEKNKEEAANKMQVQLGYPYQGPYPYMYGPGYVQDQMYYNYPHAPQMFSDENPNACSVM